In Luteimonas sp. MC1750, the following proteins share a genomic window:
- a CDS encoding 2-oxoglutarate dehydrogenase E1 component: MANLLKQFAQSSELGANAAYIEDLYEQYLVDSDSVGATWKAWFDGFKGREAGDVPHSVVMDAVARAGREAKAGVVTTGGASGGDLEAQRKQGSVLKLITAYRSRGHLQADTDPLGMAEKIDAPDLELPFHGLSDADLDTEFATGPGGGTSTFGGAARMRLRDLLALLRATYAGPIGAEFMHIPQAEQRRWMYERMEQAGGRYSLTADEQQRILERLTAAEGLERYLHTKYVGQKRFSLEGGDSLIPLLDTVIRRAGSDGVKDIVIGMAHRGRLNVLVNTLGKSPRRLFDEFEGKFEHNALAHAGDVKYHMGFSADVATDGGPVHLALAFNPSHLEIVDPVVAGSVRSRQERRKDADRRQVMPILIHGDAAFAGQGVVMELFQMSQARGFAVGGTVHVVVNNQVGFTTSAREDARSTLYCTDVAKMIAAPVLHVNADNPEAVAFAARLAYDFRQEFRKDVVIDLVCYRRHGHNEADEPAITQPVMYQVIRKHKTTRELYATQLEAAGVLEDKGGQALVDRYRDKLDSGEVTTELAEVGKTPAESRLFVDWGTLVAGKLTDGADTTVDAGKLKELARAITTIPDDVQLHARVAKVYEDRRRMAAGDAPADWGFAENLAYATLLDEGFGLRLVGQDVGRGTFTHRHAILHDQKTDTYHLPLRALVDEPERATVIDSLLSEEAVMAYEYGFSTTDPSTMCIWEGQFGDFANGAQVVIDQFIASGEAKWGRISGLTLLLPHGYEGQGPEHSSARLERFLQLCALDNMLVCVPSTPAQAFHMLRRQMRMTTRKPLIVMSPKSLLRHKLAVSTLDELATGGFQHLIGDASADAKKVKRVVLCSGKVYYDLLEELDKRGGGDVALVRVEQLYPFPREALVAELARYGKATDVVWCQEEPQNQGAWYQIRHHLQACVPAGLELHYAGRPRSPSPAVGLFADHVEEQQKLVDDALASPVGSVFAAD; the protein is encoded by the coding sequence GTGGCCAATCTATTGAAGCAGTTTGCGCAGTCTTCCGAACTCGGCGCCAATGCCGCCTATATCGAGGACCTGTACGAGCAGTACCTCGTGGACTCCGACAGCGTCGGCGCCACGTGGAAAGCCTGGTTCGACGGCTTCAAGGGCCGCGAAGCGGGTGACGTTCCCCACTCGGTGGTCATGGACGCGGTCGCGCGCGCCGGCCGCGAGGCGAAGGCGGGCGTGGTCACCACCGGCGGGGCCAGTGGCGGCGACCTCGAGGCCCAGCGCAAGCAGGGCTCGGTGCTCAAGCTGATCACCGCCTACCGCTCGCGCGGCCACCTGCAGGCGGACACCGATCCGCTGGGCATGGCCGAGAAGATCGACGCGCCGGACCTCGAACTGCCCTTCCACGGCCTGTCCGACGCCGACCTCGACACCGAGTTCGCCACCGGACCCGGCGGCGGCACCAGCACCTTCGGCGGCGCCGCGCGCATGCGCCTGCGCGACCTGCTCGCGCTGCTGCGTGCGACCTATGCCGGCCCGATCGGCGCCGAGTTCATGCACATCCCGCAAGCCGAGCAGCGCCGCTGGATGTACGAGCGCATGGAGCAGGCCGGCGGCCGCTACAGCCTGACCGCCGACGAGCAGCAGCGCATCCTCGAGCGCCTGACCGCGGCCGAGGGTCTCGAGCGCTACCTGCACACCAAGTACGTCGGCCAGAAGCGCTTCTCGCTCGAGGGCGGCGACTCGCTGATCCCGCTGCTCGACACCGTGATCCGCCGCGCCGGCAGCGACGGCGTGAAGGACATCGTGATCGGCATGGCCCACCGCGGCCGCCTCAACGTGCTGGTCAACACGCTCGGCAAGAGCCCGCGCCGGCTGTTCGACGAGTTCGAAGGCAAGTTCGAGCACAACGCGCTGGCCCACGCCGGCGACGTGAAGTACCACATGGGCTTCTCGGCCGACGTCGCCACCGACGGCGGCCCGGTGCACCTGGCCCTGGCGTTCAACCCCTCGCACCTCGAGATCGTGGATCCCGTGGTCGCCGGTTCCGTGCGTTCGCGCCAGGAGCGCCGCAAGGACGCCGACCGCCGCCAGGTGATGCCGATCCTGATCCACGGCGACGCGGCCTTCGCCGGCCAGGGCGTGGTGATGGAGCTGTTCCAGATGTCGCAGGCGCGCGGCTTCGCCGTCGGCGGCACCGTGCACGTGGTGGTCAACAACCAGGTCGGCTTCACCACCAGCGCCCGCGAGGACGCCCGCTCCACCCTGTACTGCACCGACGTGGCCAAGATGATCGCCGCGCCCGTGCTGCACGTGAACGCCGACAATCCGGAGGCGGTCGCCTTCGCCGCGCGCCTGGCCTACGACTTCCGCCAGGAATTCCGCAAGGACGTGGTGATCGACCTGGTCTGCTACCGCCGCCACGGCCACAACGAGGCCGACGAGCCGGCGATCACCCAGCCGGTGATGTACCAGGTGATCCGCAAGCACAAGACCACCCGCGAGCTCTACGCCACGCAGCTCGAAGCCGCCGGCGTGCTCGAGGACAAGGGCGGCCAGGCGCTGGTCGACCGCTACCGCGACAAGCTCGACTCGGGCGAGGTCACCACCGAACTGGCCGAGGTCGGCAAGACGCCGGCGGAAAGCCGCCTGTTCGTCGACTGGGGCACGCTCGTCGCCGGCAAGCTCACCGACGGCGCGGACACGACCGTCGATGCAGGCAAGCTCAAGGAGCTCGCCCGCGCCATCACCACGATCCCCGACGACGTGCAGCTGCACGCGCGCGTGGCCAAGGTGTACGAGGACCGCCGCAGGATGGCGGCCGGCGACGCGCCTGCCGACTGGGGCTTTGCCGAGAACCTCGCCTACGCCACCCTGCTCGACGAGGGCTTCGGCCTGCGCCTGGTCGGCCAGGACGTCGGCCGCGGCACCTTCACCCACCGCCACGCGATCCTGCACGACCAGAAGACCGACACCTACCACCTGCCGCTGCGCGCGCTGGTGGACGAACCCGAGCGCGCCACCGTCATCGACTCGCTGCTGAGCGAGGAAGCGGTGATGGCCTACGAGTACGGCTTCTCCACCACCGACCCGAGCACGATGTGCATCTGGGAGGGCCAGTTCGGCGACTTCGCCAACGGCGCGCAGGTGGTGATCGACCAGTTCATCGCCTCGGGCGAGGCCAAGTGGGGCCGCATCAGCGGACTGACCCTGCTGCTGCCGCACGGCTACGAAGGCCAGGGCCCGGAACACAGCTCGGCGCGCCTGGAGCGCTTCCTGCAGCTGTGCGCGCTGGACAACATGCTGGTCTGCGTGCCGTCCACGCCCGCCCAGGCCTTCCACATGCTGCGCCGGCAGATGCGCATGACCACGCGCAAGCCGCTGATCGTGATGTCGCCCAAGTCGCTGCTGCGCCACAAGCTGGCGGTGTCGACCCTGGACGAGCTGGCCACCGGCGGGTTCCAGCACCTCATCGGCGACGCCTCGGCGGACGCGAAGAAGGTGAAGCGCGTGGTCCTGTGCTCGGGCAAGGTCTATTACGACCTGCTGGAGGAACTCGACAAGCGCGGCGGCGGCGACGTCGCCCTGGTGCGCGTCGAGCAGCTCTATCCCTTCCCGCGCGAAGCGCTGGTCGCCGAGCTGGCCCGCTACGGCAAGGCCACCGACGTGGTCTGGTGCCAGGAAGAGCCGCAGAACCAGGGTGCGTGGTACCAGATCCGCCACCACCTGCAGGCCTGTGTGCCGGCCGGCCTCGAGCTCCACTACGCCGGCCGCCCGCGCTCGCCCTCGCCTGCCGTCGGCCTGTTCGCCGACCACGTCGAAGAGCAGCAGAAGCTGGTCGACGACGCGCTTGCATCCCCCGTCGGCAGCGTCTTCGCCGCCGACTGA